A stretch of Argiope bruennichi chromosome 10, qqArgBrue1.1, whole genome shotgun sequence DNA encodes these proteins:
- the LOC129989332 gene encoding protein LTV1 homolog isoform X1, which translates to MPRKKMRLFTRHNSTKFVLYTEGRNEDGEKIKENVLIPVSSNHVPGSSLLIASLAGICKPASENSDEKDSHSDDIPKSSRKKYSETYEDEEADLGKILEQMTDSEEDTEDEEDFEKIRQKMQSMDFFDNPTRSQHPRSNVHVEIFDEEGSDFSDDFGQFSDAESGEDSGDEQPKRTLTSSRPDCPEAIKLLNEGFKEVLAKEYDENQIGALDDEEICGTFTAENQHVMNFISTPLEKKPDETEIDEFDDSLKQKILLYAEVEPPEKIVKIVEKKKEEFDCESILSTYTNIYNRPTVIKEESKIKKIKIPHNPLKKNLTKSQLKQLESSSSEEENSDDEDNFSVATSCNIRPKDETPEQRRERKNLFKEAKRESRRLKKENKLAFKNEKKKQIAQAINIQNTRGIKLL; encoded by the exons atg ccccGTAAAAAGATGAGATTATTTACTAGGCacaattctacaaaatttgttCTTTATACAGAGGGTAGAAATGAAGAtggtgaaaaaattaaagaaaatgtgctCATTCCAGTATCAAGCAATCATGTACct GGAAGCTCTCTCCTGATTGCCAGTCTTGCTGGAATATGCAAACCAGCATCTGAAAATAGTGATGAAA AAGATTCTCATAGTGATGATATTCCAAAATCCTCTCGTaagaaatattctgaaacatATGAAGATGaag aagctGATTTGGGAAAAATATTAGAACAGATGACAGACTCAGAAGAAGATACTGAAGATGAAgaggattttgaaaaaattagacaaaaaatgcAAAGCATGGATTTTTTTGATAATCCAACCAG atcaCAACATCCACGTTCAAATGTACatgttgaaatatttgatgaagaaggaAGTGACTTTTCTGATGACTTTGGGCAGTTTTCAGATGCGGAATCTGGTGAAGACTCTGGTGACGAACAGCCTAAACGGACTCTTACATCTTCAAGACCAGATTGCCCTGAAGccataaaattactaaatgaagGTTTTAAAGAG gtACTTGCAAAAGAATATGATGAAAATCAAATAGGTGCACTAGATGATGAAGAAATTTGTGGTACTTTCACAGCTGAAAACCAGCATGTGATGAACTTTATCAGCACACCATTAGAAAAGAAACC AGATGAAACTGAAATTGATGAATTTGATGATAGTCtgaaacaaaagattttgttATATGCTGAAGTTGAACCACcagaaaaaatagttaaaattgttgaaaagaaaaaagaggaaTTTGATTGTGAATCAATTCTGA GTACTTATACCAACATATATAACCGTCCAACGGTAATAAAAGAAGAATCCAAg attaagaaaataaaaattcctcacAATCCTCTTAAGAAAAATTTGACGAAGAGTCAGCTAAAGCAGTTAGAGAGCTCCTCCTCAGAAGAAGAAAACAGTGATgatgaagataatttttcagTTGCTACAAGCTGTAATATACGACCAAAAGATGAAACACCAGAACAGAGAAGAGAAAGGAAAAACTTATTCAAAGAAGCAAAGAGG
- the LOC129989332 gene encoding protein LTV1 homolog isoform X2 encodes MPRKKMRLFTRHNSTKFVLYTEGRNEDGEKIKENVLIPVSSNHVPGSSLLIASLAGICKPASENSDENSHSDDIPKSSRKKYSETYEDEEADLGKILEQMTDSEEDTEDEEDFEKIRQKMQSMDFFDNPTRSQHPRSNVHVEIFDEEGSDFSDDFGQFSDAESGEDSGDEQPKRTLTSSRPDCPEAIKLLNEGFKEVLAKEYDENQIGALDDEEICGTFTAENQHVMNFISTPLEKKPDETEIDEFDDSLKQKILLYAEVEPPEKIVKIVEKKKEEFDCESILSTYTNIYNRPTVIKEESKIKKIKIPHNPLKKNLTKSQLKQLESSSSEEENSDDEDNFSVATSCNIRPKDETPEQRRERKNLFKEAKRESRRLKKENKLAFKNEKKKQIAQAINIQNTRGIKLL; translated from the exons atg ccccGTAAAAAGATGAGATTATTTACTAGGCacaattctacaaaatttgttCTTTATACAGAGGGTAGAAATGAAGAtggtgaaaaaattaaagaaaatgtgctCATTCCAGTATCAAGCAATCATGTACct GGAAGCTCTCTCCTGATTGCCAGTCTTGCTGGAATATGCAAACCAGCATCTGAAAATAGTGATGAAA ATTCTCATAGTGATGATATTCCAAAATCCTCTCGTaagaaatattctgaaacatATGAAGATGaag aagctGATTTGGGAAAAATATTAGAACAGATGACAGACTCAGAAGAAGATACTGAAGATGAAgaggattttgaaaaaattagacaaaaaatgcAAAGCATGGATTTTTTTGATAATCCAACCAG atcaCAACATCCACGTTCAAATGTACatgttgaaatatttgatgaagaaggaAGTGACTTTTCTGATGACTTTGGGCAGTTTTCAGATGCGGAATCTGGTGAAGACTCTGGTGACGAACAGCCTAAACGGACTCTTACATCTTCAAGACCAGATTGCCCTGAAGccataaaattactaaatgaagGTTTTAAAGAG gtACTTGCAAAAGAATATGATGAAAATCAAATAGGTGCACTAGATGATGAAGAAATTTGTGGTACTTTCACAGCTGAAAACCAGCATGTGATGAACTTTATCAGCACACCATTAGAAAAGAAACC AGATGAAACTGAAATTGATGAATTTGATGATAGTCtgaaacaaaagattttgttATATGCTGAAGTTGAACCACcagaaaaaatagttaaaattgttgaaaagaaaaaagaggaaTTTGATTGTGAATCAATTCTGA GTACTTATACCAACATATATAACCGTCCAACGGTAATAAAAGAAGAATCCAAg attaagaaaataaaaattcctcacAATCCTCTTAAGAAAAATTTGACGAAGAGTCAGCTAAAGCAGTTAGAGAGCTCCTCCTCAGAAGAAGAAAACAGTGATgatgaagataatttttcagTTGCTACAAGCTGTAATATACGACCAAAAGATGAAACACCAGAACAGAGAAGAGAAAGGAAAAACTTATTCAAAGAAGCAAAGAGG